In one window of Posidoniimonas corsicana DNA:
- a CDS encoding purple acid phosphatase family protein encodes MRSTIYSFFTTLLLMTTAPSLAHEGHDAPAPTFTEAEQHTPTPLPDRVVLTWPGDPKTSIAVSWRTHASIAESVIEIAPGELLRGNLRTGQVPGARVVEGVCSPFDSDLGTWAQHTVRVDDLAPGKMHAYRVGDGTHWSEWHQFRTASAEPEPFTFVYFGDAQNAVRAMWSRVVREANQHAPRSAFMLHAGDLVNRGNRDAEWGEWFGAGAWLNGMIPSIASPGNHEYGEGLSRHWRPQFSFPLNGPPGLEETVYWVDYQGARIISLNSNEQIERQTLWLDSVLSDPNRPKWTFVTFHHPIFSAAKERDNARLRAAWRPVLEKHGVDMVLQGHDHAYARSGLGGPKNVSDGVSGKSSNTVYVVSVSGPKMYELQEKWDVPRVASGVQLFQVIRVSPDEIKYEARLATGELYDSFTLRKDESGQAELHEHEVETPEINAKQAEAE; translated from the coding sequence ATGCGATCTACAATCTATTCCTTCTTCACAACGCTGCTGCTGATGACCACGGCGCCGTCCTTGGCCCACGAGGGGCACGACGCGCCGGCGCCGACCTTCACCGAAGCAGAGCAGCACACGCCCACCCCGCTGCCCGATCGCGTGGTGCTTACCTGGCCCGGAGATCCGAAGACTTCGATCGCAGTTAGCTGGCGGACGCATGCGTCGATTGCTGAATCAGTTATTGAGATCGCCCCCGGCGAGCTGCTGCGGGGCAACCTGCGGACGGGGCAGGTGCCCGGTGCGCGGGTGGTTGAAGGCGTGTGCAGCCCGTTTGATTCGGATCTGGGGACCTGGGCGCAGCACACCGTTCGGGTCGACGATCTCGCACCCGGAAAGATGCACGCCTACCGGGTGGGCGACGGAACCCACTGGAGCGAGTGGCACCAGTTCCGCACCGCCAGCGCCGAGCCCGAACCGTTCACGTTCGTTTACTTCGGCGACGCGCAGAACGCGGTGCGTGCGATGTGGTCGCGCGTGGTTCGCGAAGCGAACCAGCACGCGCCGCGGTCGGCGTTCATGCTCCACGCCGGTGACCTGGTGAACCGCGGCAACCGCGACGCCGAGTGGGGCGAGTGGTTCGGCGCCGGCGCCTGGCTGAACGGGATGATCCCGTCCATCGCGTCGCCGGGCAACCACGAGTACGGCGAGGGCCTCTCCCGCCACTGGCGGCCGCAGTTCTCGTTCCCGCTCAACGGGCCCCCGGGACTGGAGGAGACCGTCTACTGGGTCGACTACCAGGGCGCCCGCATCATCTCTCTCAACTCCAACGAGCAGATCGAGCGGCAGACGCTGTGGCTCGACTCGGTGCTGTCCGATCCCAACCGACCGAAGTGGACCTTCGTCACCTTCCACCACCCAATCTTCTCGGCGGCCAAAGAACGCGACAACGCGCGGCTCCGCGCCGCTTGGCGGCCCGTGCTAGAGAAGCACGGCGTCGACATGGTGCTGCAGGGGCACGACCACGCCTACGCCCGGTCTGGCCTTGGCGGGCCCAAGAACGTGTCGGACGGGGTCAGCGGGAAGAGCAGCAACACCGTGTACGTGGTCAGTGTGAGCGGGCCGAAGATGTACGAGCTGCAGGAGAAGTGGGATGTGCCCCGCGTCGCCTCAGGCGTGCAGCTATTCCAGGTGATCCGCGTGTCGCCGGACGAGATCAAGTACGAGGCGCGCCTCGCCACCGGCGAGCTGTACGACTCGTTCACGCTCCGCAAGGACGAGTCGGGCCAGGCCGAGCTCCACGAGCATGAGGTCGAGACGCCCGAGATCAACGCCAAGCAAGCGGAGGCCGAATGA